ACAGCGCCGGCAAAAACCAGGTCATCAACGCACAAGTGCCCATGGCCGAGTTCCTGACCTACGCCCCGGACCTGCGCTCCATGACCGGCGGGCGCGGCATGTTCACCATGGAATTTTCCCATTATGACGAGGTTCCGGCACAATTGGCCGAAAAGATAATTGAAAATTTAAAGCAAGACTAATTTTGCCGGAGGCAAAATTAGGGGACGCGGCTTCGCCGCTATCCAAAATAAAAGAGCGTCTGAAAAATATCCTTTTTCAGACGCTCTTTTATTTTAAGCAGCGTCGACAAGGCGAATATCCCTCCCAGTAGGCCTCCCACTGGTGGGAGAAGAAAACCCGGTTGGCCTTGGCCGTTCGACGGCCGTAGGGACACGTGGGCAGATGAAATCGCTTGGAATGACGGTTGCCTATGTATGTCCCCAGGGTCGGGGACAGGGCACCCCATAGGCCCTTTTTACCTTTCATAGCCGAACGCTGGGCCTGAAGCAGCAGGTCCGCATGTTCCACGTTGGGTGGTTTGTAAAGAAACACGGCCAAGCCGGACGATATCAGGTCCTGATTTACAAACGTACCGTCTTCCAGAAATAGATACGCCAGCAGTCTTCCGTAGCGGTCCCGTGATTCGGAACCGATTTCCATACGGACGCGCTTGTTGCCGGTGAGCTGCCGGTTATAGGCGCGGGCAGCATCGCCGAAAGGTTCGGCCGGCCTGCCTTCATGGGCGATTTCAGGGGTGTCGATGCCGATATACCGCACCTTTTCCCCACTTTTTAGAATGATGGTGTCACCGTCGACGACATAGGCCACGCCCTGCCACTCCTGTGCGGCCAGCGGACATGAAAAAAAGGATATGCACAGAAAGGCCAGAAGAATCCATCCGATGGGCATGGGCGCCAGCGATAGATCTCTTTGTGTCCTTGGTGCGTTTGTGGTTAAATCAGCGACCTCCGGCAGAGCCGAAGGTATAAGGAAGGCCCCTTGAAGGGGCCTACGCTGCCGTCGTCGCTGATTTGTTCCAAGAATTTTTTCTTTTTTTTTATATTTCTGATCAGCAGACATGATTCCACCTTTGAAAATAATAACCGCTTTGACATCTGACGCTCAATGTGCTCAAAATATTTTTTCAGTCCTCAACGATTGAGCCGGTGGCTTACGAAGGGAGTTAACCTGCAATGTTCGACCGCCGCCACATCCAGCATGTGCGGCAGGCCGCCGACATCTTCCGGCTTGAACCCCATGCAGTTTTCCCACACGTCGTCATCCTCCATGCAAAAATAGACACAGAGATCGGGCGCGATCTCCCTGATCCATGACACGATTTTCTGATAAATCTGCATGCGCAGCGGCTTGAAATAACGCATTTTTCCGTCCAGGCCCGGGACAAACTCCCCATAAACGATTTTGGATTGTTGAAAGCGTTCCTGAACGATGCGTTTCAGGGCCGGCATGAACCGGAAGGTCCCCAGGCTGATCCACACGATGTCGCCGGCGGGGATATGGTCGAAAAGGGTTTGGATTACCGCACGGTACTCCTTTTCGCAGCCTTCGTAGATGACGATGGGATCGAAATGGAAGGCAACCGGATATCCCCAGGCGATACAGCGGCGGGCGGCTTTCAGCCTTGCAGACAGCGTTGCGGTGAAACGTTCCTCCGAGCGGATGATCCTTTCCGTATTCAGCGACCAGGAGAGGATCGTTTTCCGGTTGTGCGGAAGGCCTTCGAGGGCATCGATGGCCACGGTTTTTGTTTTTAACTCCAGTACCGCACGCTTCTGTCCGGCAAAGGTCTGAACCAAAAGCGGCGTCAGGTTTGAAAATTTTTCCCAGATCAGGCTGTCGGTAAATTCACCGGTTCCGATGCGCATCACCCGGTCAAGGGAAAAAGCCTGTTCCAGTTCGCGCAGCATCTCATGCTGATTGACGAAGTATTGCAACACGGGCGGATGGAAATAGGCCTGCAATATGCAGTAGGCACAATCCATGCTGCAAAAAGAGGCCACATGCAGGATTTCGTAGCCGCAGCATCTGTACTCCCGGGTGCCCGGGCACGGCTTTAGAAAACTGCCCTTGTTTCTGCAGAGAACGAGGGTCTGCTTTCCACTGGCAACCGGGTCACGGCTGCCGGCGACAACGTCGAAGGCCGCTTTGAGCCCATCGATGACCTGCACGGGAGCGCCCAAATCATCGACGATGGACTGGGCCAGTTCGTTGCCGACCACCTCCCGTTCCATCAATATGTTGGATATCTTCATTATCGAAAAAAACGACTCCTTCCTAAATTGCTTGTACGACAATTAATTGCTTGACACGCTACTCCCATTTTAACATATTCAAATCAATATTTTAATCACATTATCATCGACAACCCCAGGCATAATGCCCATGTCTCATAGCAGCGGCGAAAAAAACAAGCGGTTGGTCGGCCTCTTTCTCTTGGGAGTCCTTTTTTTCAACTTTCCCCTGCTTTCGCTCTTTAATCACAAATCCTACGTGTTGGGATTTCCCCTTTTATATTTGTATATTTTCGGCGTCTGGGTGCTGATGATCGTTCTCATGATGT
This sequence is a window from Deltaproteobacteria bacterium. Protein-coding genes within it:
- a CDS encoding DNA photolyase, whose translation is MKISNILMEREVVGNELAQSIVDDLGAPVQVIDGLKAAFDVVAGSRDPVASGKQTLVLCRNKGSFLKPCPGTREYRCCGYEILHVASFCSMDCAYCILQAYFHPPVLQYFVNQHEMLRELEQAFSLDRVMRIGTGEFTDSLIWEKFSNLTPLLVQTFAGQKRAVLELKTKTVAIDALEGLPHNRKTILSWSLNTERIIRSEERFTATLSARLKAARRCIAWGYPVAFHFDPIVIYEGCEKEYRAVIQTLFDHIPAGDIVWISLGTFRFMPALKRIVQERFQQSKIVYGEFVPGLDGKMRYFKPLRMQIYQKIVSWIREIAPDLCVYFCMEDDDVWENCMGFKPEDVGGLPHMLDVAAVEHCRLTPFVSHRLNR
- a CDS encoding thermonuclease family protein, which produces MPIGWILLAFLCISFFSCPLAAQEWQGVAYVVDGDTIILKSGEKVRYIGIDTPEIAHEGRPAEPFGDAARAYNRQLTGNKRVRMEIGSESRDRYGRLLAYLFLEDGTFVNQDLISSGLAVFLYKPPNVEHADLLLQAQRSAMKGKKGLWGALSPTLGTYIGNRHSKRFHLPTCPYGRRTAKANRVFFSHQWEAYWEGYSPCRRCLK